The following proteins are encoded in a genomic region of Gimesia algae:
- a CDS encoding DUF1501 domain-containing protein — protein sequence MQRNQGCQQLDHQVARRQFLAGAAGGALAFSLSGSPVVAEQVHGQHKRILQVYLQGGVSQLESWDPKPGTEYGGPFRAIPTSVPGMHISELLPYTAQRMHHLSIVRSINLKTNDHKQGRLFMEKGRRAGEYPYVGSIASKYLAPAKAELPGYIHISTRGLSDSTSAFLGARHAQLKFIGVNPPKNLSLPKGLAQTAATRRMELRQQFNKQFETGRPKAMTETFDASFQQAEKLMARKTFFEKAPADKDLERYGKHDFGRNCLLARTLLENNATCVKVTHHGYDSHAENFNFHLEQLGEFDKTFSMLLDDLHERGMLESTLVMVYSEFGRTPKINVRYGRDHWGSAWSMALGGCGIQSGAIIGKTNDKGTAVEDREVDAGHLFHTYLQALGIDSTEDHEIAGRSVPIGDPAAQSIKELLA from the coding sequence ATGCAACGAAATCAAGGCTGTCAGCAGCTTGATCACCAGGTCGCGCGACGTCAGTTTCTGGCGGGGGCTGCGGGTGGCGCGCTGGCCTTCAGTTTATCGGGATCACCAGTGGTTGCAGAACAGGTCCACGGGCAGCATAAAAGGATTCTGCAGGTCTATTTGCAGGGGGGCGTCAGCCAACTGGAATCGTGGGATCCCAAACCGGGGACGGAATATGGAGGTCCCTTCCGAGCGATTCCGACTTCCGTACCAGGCATGCACATCTCAGAACTGCTACCTTACACAGCGCAGCGGATGCATCACCTTTCCATTGTTCGCAGCATCAATCTGAAAACCAACGATCATAAACAAGGCCGCCTGTTTATGGAAAAAGGGAGACGGGCCGGCGAATATCCCTACGTGGGTTCCATCGCTTCGAAATACCTTGCACCTGCGAAAGCGGAGTTGCCTGGGTATATTCATATTTCAACGCGGGGATTGTCTGACAGTACATCAGCATTTCTGGGGGCCCGACATGCTCAGCTAAAATTTATAGGAGTCAATCCTCCGAAAAATCTCTCGCTACCAAAAGGGCTGGCTCAAACGGCGGCGACACGGCGAATGGAACTGCGGCAGCAGTTCAATAAGCAGTTTGAAACCGGGCGTCCCAAAGCAATGACGGAAACCTTCGATGCTTCGTTTCAGCAGGCAGAAAAACTGATGGCACGTAAGACTTTCTTTGAGAAAGCGCCTGCGGACAAAGACCTGGAACGTTATGGAAAGCATGATTTTGGTCGAAACTGTCTTTTAGCCCGAACACTGCTGGAGAATAACGCGACCTGTGTGAAAGTCACTCATCACGGATACGATTCGCATGCGGAGAACTTTAATTTCCATCTGGAACAATTAGGCGAGTTCGATAAAACATTCTCCATGCTGCTGGATGATCTGCACGAACGAGGCATGCTGGAAAGTACGCTGGTCATGGTCTATTCGGAGTTTGGACGCACGCCCAAAATCAATGTGCGTTATGGGCGCGATCACTGGGGCAGCGCCTGGTCCATGGCATTGGGAGGGTGTGGAATCCAATCCGGTGCGATCATTGGAAAAACCAATGACAAGGGAACGGCGGTTGAAGATCGCGAAGTCGATGCGGGGCATCTGTTCCACACCTACCTGCAGGCGCTGGGGATTGACTCCACGGAAGATCACGAAATCGCGGGGCGCTCAGTGCCCATAGGTGATCCCGCCGCCCAGTCCATCAAGGAGTTGTTAGCATGA
- a CDS encoding WD40 repeat domain-containing protein, which translates to MILNNSQAIAAKKPILDDAIEARKPAIDYDAIDPVKTHIVAELKHTVPLTSCRVDPTSRFIVAGAQDLDVHIWDYKTKAKRTLTGHTSWVRSFDFSADGNTLYSACWGGDINVWDLREAEPKSKMTIPAHKGSARWVRISPDQTKLATCGNDLLVKVWERKTGKLLQSFAGHERHVYAVDFHPSGKQLVSQDLMGVIHIWDLETGKQARSLDASVMTGYDKKFAADMGGARDLQFSPDGSELATAGITNVVNSFAGVQDPIIMLFNWKTGKENTRLKPDKTFEGIAWGVRYHPEGFLIGAGANRSGKGELWFRKPGEDEFFHTMKLPTAARGLDLLSDARHLIVAHSDSAVRIYRMTEENKQKQA; encoded by the coding sequence ATGATTCTCAACAACAGTCAGGCTATTGCAGCCAAAAAACCGATTCTGGATGATGCGATCGAAGCGCGCAAACCAGCCATCGATTACGATGCCATCGATCCTGTGAAAACTCACATAGTTGCCGAACTCAAGCATACAGTCCCGCTGACTTCCTGCAGGGTCGATCCGACCAGCCGCTTTATTGTCGCTGGTGCACAAGATCTGGACGTCCATATATGGGACTATAAAACAAAAGCAAAACGTACCTTGACCGGGCATACAAGCTGGGTCAGATCATTTGATTTCTCGGCTGATGGCAATACGCTGTATTCTGCCTGCTGGGGAGGGGATATTAATGTCTGGGATTTACGGGAGGCCGAACCGAAAAGCAAAATGACGATTCCCGCCCACAAAGGGTCGGCACGCTGGGTTCGAATCTCACCTGATCAAACAAAACTCGCGACCTGCGGAAACGACCTGCTGGTGAAAGTCTGGGAACGGAAAACCGGTAAGTTGCTGCAGAGTTTCGCCGGTCATGAACGACACGTGTATGCAGTCGATTTTCATCCGTCTGGAAAACAACTGGTCTCACAGGATCTGATGGGCGTAATCCATATCTGGGATCTGGAAACCGGAAAGCAGGCACGCAGTCTCGATGCGAGCGTGATGACTGGTTACGACAAAAAGTTTGCTGCTGATATGGGAGGCGCGAGAGATCTACAGTTCAGTCCTGACGGGAGTGAGCTGGCGACAGCCGGGATTACCAATGTGGTGAATTCTTTCGCGGGGGTTCAGGATCCAATAATCATGCTGTTTAACTGGAAAACCGGTAAAGAGAACACACGGTTAAAACCAGACAAGACCTTTGAGGGAATTGCCTGGGGCGTGCGGTATCATCCTGAAGGCTTTCTGATTGGCGCCGGCGCCAATCGGAGTGGTAAAGGAGAACTCTGGTTCAGAAAGCCGGGGGAAGACGAGTTTTTCCATACGATGAAACTGCCGACTGCTGCCCGCGGTCTGGACCTCTTAAGCGATGCGCGGCATCTGATCGTAGCACATTCTGATAGCGCCGTGCGGATCTACCGCATGACGGAAGAAAATAAACAGAAGCAGGCTTAA
- a CDS encoding DUF1501 domain-containing protein, protein MSQLPNTNRRRFLTDTGMGMTGMAMTSLLFQQGELQAAAPGEGRHLAPRAKSVIWIFLIGGLSHLESFDPKPALNKYAGKSIEETPFADTVLNKDKINKVLLDPSKQKRKIYKSLMPLQTGFKHYGESGLEISDWFPHMGSCADDLTLVRSMWTIDNNHGAQLTYHTGRKITEGAFPTVGSWISYGLGTANQNLPHYVVLGNPSADCCGAAWTHGSSYLGPEHAGVRLKVDPKAPLSFVRSADQSLTPSEQQKMFGLLGKLNRQTGIHYPDDKNLQARIKSYELAFQMQSAVPEVMDFQKETKHVQDLYGLGDSSTKAFGEKCLAARRLSEQGVRFIQLFHGYRGNAGAWDSHRDIKRLHSKLAKEVDQPIAGLIKDLKLRGLLDETMVVIGSEFGRTPGAEYRESNKTVAGSGRDHHPHGFSIAMAGGGIKGGHVHGSTDELGFHAVENRHYVTDLHATVLHQMGLDTTRLNYPGRQRLERDYGEVIHEIIS, encoded by the coding sequence ATGTCACAACTGCCAAACACGAATCGCCGCCGATTTTTGACTGACACAGGTATGGGGATGACCGGCATGGCCATGACCTCGCTCCTGTTTCAGCAAGGCGAACTGCAGGCTGCCGCTCCCGGAGAAGGACGCCACCTGGCTCCGCGCGCTAAATCAGTCATCTGGATTTTTCTGATTGGCGGACTCAGCCACCTGGAAAGCTTTGATCCTAAGCCCGCCCTCAACAAGTACGCCGGTAAATCGATTGAAGAAACACCGTTTGCGGATACCGTGCTGAATAAAGACAAAATCAACAAAGTGCTGCTTGATCCTTCCAAACAGAAACGGAAGATTTACAAATCGCTGATGCCGCTGCAGACCGGCTTTAAACATTACGGCGAAAGTGGCCTGGAAATCAGTGACTGGTTCCCGCACATGGGTTCCTGTGCAGACGACCTCACACTGGTTCGCTCCATGTGGACCATCGATAACAACCACGGTGCCCAGCTCACCTATCACACAGGGCGTAAAATCACAGAAGGCGCTTTCCCGACCGTCGGCTCCTGGATCAGCTACGGCCTGGGAACAGCCAATCAGAACCTGCCCCATTATGTCGTATTGGGAAATCCCAGCGCCGACTGCTGCGGTGCTGCCTGGACTCACGGTTCTTCTTATCTTGGACCAGAACACGCGGGCGTTCGTCTGAAAGTCGATCCCAAAGCACCGCTTTCGTTTGTGCGTTCTGCAGATCAATCACTGACACCTTCCGAGCAACAGAAGATGTTTGGACTGCTCGGAAAACTCAATCGCCAGACAGGCATCCACTACCCCGATGATAAAAACCTGCAGGCCCGTATCAAGTCCTATGAACTGGCCTTCCAGATGCAGTCGGCTGTTCCTGAAGTCATGGATTTTCAGAAAGAAACCAAACATGTACAAGACCTGTATGGCCTTGGTGATTCCTCCACAAAAGCTTTTGGTGAAAAGTGCCTGGCAGCCCGTCGCTTGAGTGAACAGGGAGTTCGGTTCATTCAACTGTTCCACGGCTATCGTGGCAACGCCGGTGCCTGGGACTCGCATCGTGATATCAAACGCCTGCATTCAAAACTCGCAAAAGAAGTCGATCAGCCGATCGCCGGTCTCATTAAAGACCTGAAACTGCGTGGCCTGTTGGATGAAACCATGGTTGTCATTGGTTCCGAATTTGGACGTACTCCGGGTGCCGAGTACCGCGAAAGTAACAAGACCGTTGCTGGTTCAGGCCGCGATCACCATCCGCATGGTTTCAGCATCGCCATGGCGGGAGGCGGCATTAAAGGCGGTCATGTTCACGGTTCCACAGACGAACTCGGTTTTCATGCTGTAGAAAATCGACATTACGTGACCGACCTGCATGCGACGGTACTGCATCAGATGGGACTGGATACGACCCGCCTGAATTATCCCGGTCGACAACGACTCGAACGTGATTACGGGGAAGTCATCCACGAAATTATCAGCTGA
- a CDS encoding DUF1549 domain-containing protein, producing MSLRSNLKLLAFSAILIAVFAAPVSAETPLHERIDSALSSDDPQFEKQAAAPADDATFLRRITLDLTGSIPAAEKVRAFVADSSTDKRVQEIDRLLASPEYARRMQYVFDTMLMERHPDKHVPAKDWRNYLRHSFRDNRHWDDLVQEMLTVDGTDEKTRPAAKFLLDRELKAEQVTRDLGRLFLGRDLQCAQCHDHPNVNDYLQRHYHGLNAFLSRSYLFRDPKTKKTSIGEKAEGQVAFTSVFTKEEVKTAPRVLDLPEIHDPEIPEEPYKIKPAKNVRSIPVYSRRLQLADAITSTENQAFQNNIVNRLWAQMMGRGLVEPLDMWHSDNPPTHPEILKLLTAGLQEQDYDLRYLIRELALTQTYQRSSHRKEGPKSTDEPDYRVGLLKALSPEQLAWSMMQATGVRERTLAGLISKKMKDDPKNGSKITAEPLWQEEAVHDALWRNVDSFTVTFGSVGAQSSRFDASANQALFLLNGPLIQSWLVPGGNNLTARLKKLESDTEVAKELYLAVFSRFPEESETNQVVEFLKASQLETHQGIPELVWAALASDEFRFNH from the coding sequence ATGAGCTTACGTTCCAACCTGAAGTTGCTCGCGTTTTCTGCGATCTTGATCGCTGTTTTTGCGGCACCGGTGTCTGCGGAAACTCCATTGCATGAGCGGATTGATTCTGCTCTGAGTTCCGACGACCCGCAGTTCGAAAAACAAGCGGCTGCTCCAGCCGATGATGCAACTTTTTTGCGGCGTATTACACTCGACCTGACCGGTTCCATTCCTGCAGCGGAGAAAGTGCGAGCGTTCGTTGCTGATTCATCCACTGACAAACGCGTTCAGGAAATTGATCGCCTGCTGGCATCGCCGGAATATGCCCGGAGGATGCAGTATGTGTTTGACACGATGCTGATGGAACGTCATCCCGATAAACATGTACCCGCGAAAGACTGGCGGAATTATCTGCGACACTCGTTTAGGGACAACCGGCATTGGGACGATCTGGTTCAGGAAATGCTGACTGTCGATGGCACGGATGAGAAAACACGACCAGCTGCCAAGTTTCTACTGGATCGGGAATTAAAAGCCGAACAGGTCACACGCGACCTGGGGCGGCTGTTTCTGGGACGTGATTTACAGTGTGCCCAATGTCATGACCATCCTAATGTGAATGATTATCTGCAACGCCACTACCATGGACTGAATGCGTTTTTAAGTCGCAGCTATTTGTTCAGAGATCCAAAAACGAAAAAAACTTCGATCGGTGAAAAAGCCGAAGGGCAGGTAGCATTTACCTCTGTCTTCACGAAAGAAGAAGTCAAGACGGCACCGCGCGTGCTGGATCTGCCTGAGATTCACGATCCCGAGATTCCTGAAGAACCTTACAAGATCAAGCCGGCCAAGAATGTGCGTTCGATACCGGTATATAGTCGTCGCTTGCAGTTAGCCGATGCGATAACCAGTACCGAAAACCAGGCCTTTCAGAATAATATCGTCAATCGTCTGTGGGCGCAGATGATGGGCCGCGGTCTGGTAGAGCCACTCGATATGTGGCATTCTGATAATCCACCGACTCACCCGGAAATCCTCAAACTGCTCACAGCCGGGTTACAGGAACAGGACTACGATCTGCGGTACCTGATTCGTGAACTGGCGCTGACGCAAACTTATCAGCGCAGCAGTCACAGAAAAGAAGGTCCGAAATCGACTGACGAACCAGATTATCGTGTCGGTCTGTTGAAAGCATTATCCCCCGAGCAACTGGCCTGGTCGATGATGCAGGCGACGGGCGTGAGAGAGAGAACACTTGCCGGCCTGATATCAAAGAAAATGAAAGACGATCCCAAGAACGGCTCCAAAATCACGGCAGAGCCCCTATGGCAGGAAGAAGCAGTGCACGATGCTTTGTGGAGAAACGTCGATTCCTTTACGGTCACGTTTGGCTCTGTCGGGGCGCAATCGTCCCGGTTTGATGCATCTGCCAATCAGGCGTTATTTCTGTTGAACGGACCGTTAATTCAATCCTGGCTGGTTCCGGGAGGAAACAATCTGACAGCGCGGCTTAAGAAACTTGAGTCTGACACAGAGGTCGCCAAAGAATTGTATCTTGCCGTCTTTTCCCGTTTCCCTGAGGAATCAGAAACCAATCAGGTCGTCGAATTTTTAAAAGCGAGTCAACTGGAAACTCATCAGGGGATTCCCGAACTGGTCTGGGCGGCGCTGGCGTCTGATGAATTTCGGTTCAATCATTGA
- a CDS encoding PSD1 and planctomycete cytochrome C domain-containing protein, with translation MTDQGYRTFLTTILLTLLLVSSRASAADKIIDFQRDIAPILQSRCLGCHQDRVRQGGLALHSAMEMQKGGESGQIIDPGDPDASYLMDLITPHEGTAEMPQEAAPLTQSEVQAFRLWIKQGAPWPENVVLEPPVLWSLKKLQRPPVPPVSQTSSEFLIRNPIDAFIAARHQSAKVQPAPQASKRTLIRRLYLDLTGLLPSPEEVAVFIADEDPAAYEKLVDKLLASPHFGERWGRFWLDLARYADSDGYLGDSIRPHAWVYREWVIQAINEDVPFDQFSIEQLAGDLLEKSTDSQLIATGFHRNTLSNTEAGVDLELYRTKELVDRVNTTGMIWLGLTLGCAECHDHKHDPISQKEFYQFYSFFNNADDSTVKVSRDWDKAEYQSKQKQWQPAFDQVLASLQKFEKTELTAEQKVEITTVLDKYRKSSDLKKINSYYQTKQQGWDRLYSQLEKLLKTRPSPPAIRAPTFKERTKDRRDTFVHVRGIYNQHGEQVNPGTPAVLPGFNSGDSLTNRLDLAHWLFQENNPLTPRVAVNRIWQHLFARGLVATPNDFGTKGEPPTHPLLLDWLAAEYKSQNWSRKAMIRLIVMSSTYRMSSAANARQMAHDVNNQLLWRQNSYRVEAEIVRDIHLTASGLLDRTIGRRGIRPPLPAFVTDVGRSVKWPATEGSERYRRGMYIVFKRTVPYPMLMTFDAPDATVSCSRRERSNTPLQALTLLNGPMFFESAQALGTLMWDQHQDNLPAATEEMFLRCFSRPPVQREQEYLNAAYADLLYLAENNQQKTNPTEPVQLTALIQLARIVMNLDEFITRD, from the coding sequence ATGACTGATCAGGGATATCGCACCTTTTTGACGACCATTCTGCTAACTCTGCTATTGGTATCTTCGCGCGCTTCTGCCGCTGATAAAATAATTGATTTCCAGCGCGACATCGCTCCGATTTTGCAAAGCCGCTGCCTGGGCTGTCATCAAGATCGTGTTCGTCAGGGTGGCCTCGCACTGCACTCGGCTATGGAAATGCAGAAAGGAGGAGAGAGCGGGCAGATCATTGATCCCGGCGATCCTGACGCCAGTTACCTCATGGATCTGATCACTCCGCATGAGGGAACCGCAGAGATGCCTCAAGAGGCGGCTCCACTGACACAATCCGAAGTGCAGGCGTTTCGACTCTGGATCAAACAGGGAGCCCCCTGGCCGGAAAATGTAGTATTAGAGCCCCCCGTATTATGGTCATTGAAAAAACTCCAGCGCCCGCCGGTTCCTCCTGTTTCTCAAACATCCTCTGAGTTCCTGATTCGCAATCCAATCGATGCGTTCATCGCTGCCCGACATCAGTCAGCCAAAGTTCAACCCGCACCACAAGCATCGAAACGAACACTCATTCGCCGTCTTTATCTGGATCTCACCGGTTTATTACCGTCACCAGAAGAAGTCGCTGTATTTATTGCAGACGAGGATCCCGCCGCCTACGAAAAGCTGGTCGACAAGCTGCTGGCTTCCCCGCATTTTGGAGAGCGTTGGGGTCGTTTCTGGCTCGATCTGGCTCGATATGCAGACAGTGACGGCTATCTCGGTGACAGCATACGCCCCCATGCCTGGGTCTATCGTGAGTGGGTGATCCAGGCCATCAACGAGGATGTACCCTTCGATCAGTTCTCCATCGAACAGCTGGCGGGAGATCTGCTGGAAAAATCAACCGATTCTCAGCTCATCGCGACCGGCTTTCATCGAAACACATTGAGCAACACCGAAGCTGGCGTGGATCTGGAATTATATCGCACAAAAGAACTGGTAGACCGTGTGAATACCACGGGTATGATCTGGCTCGGATTGACACTGGGTTGTGCCGAATGCCATGACCATAAGCATGATCCGATCTCTCAGAAAGAGTTCTACCAGTTTTATTCCTTCTTCAATAACGCCGACGATTCCACCGTGAAAGTCAGCCGTGACTGGGATAAAGCGGAATACCAGTCAAAACAGAAACAGTGGCAGCCAGCATTTGATCAAGTACTGGCTTCACTGCAAAAGTTTGAGAAAACAGAACTCACCGCAGAACAGAAAGTAGAAATCACCACAGTACTGGATAAATACAGGAAATCATCCGACCTCAAGAAGATTAACTCATACTATCAAACAAAACAGCAAGGCTGGGACAGACTCTATTCTCAGCTGGAAAAACTTTTGAAAACCCGCCCCTCACCGCCGGCAATCAGGGCGCCAACTTTTAAAGAACGCACGAAAGACCGCCGCGACACCTTCGTACATGTCCGGGGAATCTACAATCAGCACGGCGAACAAGTAAATCCAGGTACACCCGCCGTCCTCCCTGGTTTCAATTCGGGAGATTCCCTGACGAACCGTCTGGACCTGGCCCACTGGCTGTTTCAAGAGAATAATCCGCTCACCCCCCGCGTCGCCGTCAATCGTATCTGGCAGCATTTGTTCGCGCGCGGTCTGGTCGCGACTCCCAATGACTTCGGAACTAAAGGAGAACCGCCAACTCATCCGCTCCTGCTGGACTGGCTGGCTGCAGAATACAAATCACAAAACTGGAGTCGCAAAGCGATGATCCGCCTGATCGTCATGTCTTCGACGTACCGGATGTCGTCCGCTGCGAATGCCCGACAGATGGCGCATGATGTCAATAATCAGTTACTCTGGCGACAGAACAGTTATCGCGTCGAAGCCGAAATCGTACGAGACATTCACCTCACCGCCAGTGGACTGCTGGATCGCACGATAGGCAGACGTGGGATACGACCTCCTCTGCCGGCTTTCGTCACCGATGTCGGCCGCAGTGTGAAATGGCCCGCGACGGAAGGCAGCGAACGTTATCGCAGAGGCATGTACATCGTCTTTAAACGCACCGTCCCCTACCCGATGTTGATGACCTTTGATGCGCCTGACGCCACCGTTTCCTGCAGTCGTCGCGAACGCTCGAACACACCACTCCAGGCACTCACCCTGCTGAACGGTCCTATGTTTTTTGAAAGCGCTCAGGCACTTGGGACACTCATGTGGGATCAGCATCAGGATAATTTGCCTGCTGCGACAGAAGAGATGTTCCTCCGCTGCTTTTCTCGCCCCCCTGTACAGCGCGAGCAGGAATACCTCAATGCAGCATATGCCGATTTACTCTATCTGGCTGAAAACAATCAACAGAAAACAAATCCAACAGAGCCTGTGCAACTGACCGCCCTGATTCAACTGGCAAGAATTGTCATGAATCTGGATGAATTTATCACGCGAGACTGA
- a CDS encoding sulfatase-like hydrolase/transferase: MKSILHLTVLFFVSFGSLYADDKPNIVFFFADDQTTSTLGCYGNQKIKTPNIDELAARGTRFENACVSQAICWVSRTTILTGLTGRSYGTPANAEMARPDAVETLYSDLLREDGYRVGYFGKWHAKMPKGFQREKHFDEFEAISRNPYYKKQPDGSLRHETELIVDRGIEFLKTQPKGKPFALNLWFNACHAEDSDRRPGIGHFPWPRAVDGMYEDVTIAPPRLNAPEIFDGQPDFLKTTINRERYFWRWNTDEKYQTNMRAYYRMVSGIDGAIGRFLTALKEAGLDKNTIIVYSADNGYYMGNRGFAGKWSHYEDALNVPLIIADPRVPAEQRGQVTTAAALNLDLPATFLDWAGVKIPKRYQGKSLQPIVAGKQPENWRKEAFHEHFAVRSRIPAFEGLRNERYKYVRYFDHDNHEFLHDLQQDPDELVNLAGHPKYADTLKEMRERTTARVKELGGPLDPLKGKFTDSTVPHPVASAAVGAKTDADGFVSVFDGKTLRHWSGDPQYWSVEEGALTGKTDGTLKMNRFITWKDSTVRNVDLRVKVKVTAGGNSGLQYRGTSRPDLGLDIVTGYQCDVVANNPNYNGMLYEEKGRRILSHTGEKVIIDPEGQPWVVGKIPVKTFAPDEWHDFRVLVEGNHHQHWIDGHKTADLIDLDEKGRALEGVLAVQVHVGPQMKIQYKDFKIKHLPDDLPLQTAEDHPIPADAYGVRPQGRLPKGWKPPVYGKR; this comes from the coding sequence ATGAAATCAATCCTGCATCTGACTGTACTGTTCTTTGTTTCTTTCGGTTCATTGTATGCGGACGATAAACCAAACATCGTCTTTTTCTTTGCCGACGATCAGACCACCAGCACACTGGGCTGTTATGGCAACCAGAAAATAAAGACACCTAACATTGATGAGCTGGCAGCGCGGGGCACCCGGTTTGAGAATGCCTGTGTCAGTCAGGCGATCTGCTGGGTGAGCCGCACGACGATTCTGACCGGCTTGACGGGACGCAGTTACGGAACGCCTGCTAATGCCGAGATGGCGCGGCCTGATGCCGTGGAGACTCTCTATTCAGATCTGTTGCGGGAAGACGGATATCGTGTCGGCTACTTTGGAAAATGGCATGCGAAGATGCCAAAAGGATTTCAGAGAGAGAAACACTTCGATGAATTCGAAGCCATCAGTCGCAATCCGTATTATAAAAAACAGCCCGATGGTAGCCTGCGTCATGAGACCGAACTGATTGTCGATCGGGGTATTGAGTTTTTGAAGACACAACCGAAGGGGAAGCCGTTTGCGTTGAACCTGTGGTTCAATGCCTGTCATGCGGAAGACAGTGACCGACGACCAGGGATAGGACATTTTCCCTGGCCGCGTGCCGTGGATGGGATGTATGAAGATGTCACGATTGCGCCGCCCCGTTTAAATGCGCCGGAAATATTTGATGGCCAACCCGATTTTCTCAAAACAACGATCAATCGGGAACGTTATTTCTGGCGGTGGAATACGGATGAAAAATATCAGACCAATATGCGGGCCTACTACCGGATGGTGAGCGGCATCGACGGTGCCATCGGTCGCTTTCTGACAGCTTTGAAAGAGGCAGGATTGGATAAGAATACCATTATCGTCTATTCAGCGGACAACGGTTACTATATGGGGAATCGTGGTTTTGCCGGGAAGTGGTCGCACTATGAAGACGCATTAAATGTTCCGTTGATTATTGCCGATCCTCGCGTTCCTGCTGAGCAGCGGGGACAGGTGACGACGGCAGCTGCATTGAATCTGGATCTGCCTGCTACATTTCTTGACTGGGCGGGAGTAAAGATTCCCAAACGTTATCAGGGGAAGAGCCTGCAGCCGATCGTGGCCGGAAAACAACCCGAGAACTGGAGGAAGGAAGCATTTCACGAACACTTTGCGGTCCGCAGTCGTATTCCTGCCTTTGAAGGTCTGAGGAATGAGCGGTACAAATACGTGCGGTATTTTGATCATGACAACCACGAGTTTCTGCATGACCTGCAGCAGGACCCGGACGAGCTGGTGAATCTGGCCGGTCATCCAAAGTATGCAGACACATTAAAAGAGATGCGTGAACGGACCACAGCGCGTGTGAAAGAACTGGGCGGTCCACTCGATCCATTGAAAGGGAAGTTTACTGATTCCACGGTTCCCCATCCCGTTGCCTCAGCAGCGGTGGGAGCTAAAACGGATGCCGACGGATTTGTCTCTGTCTTTGATGGCAAGACACTGCGTCACTGGAGCGGTGATCCCCAGTACTGGTCGGTAGAAGAAGGTGCTTTAACGGGTAAGACTGATGGCACACTGAAAATGAACCGGTTTATTACCTGGAAAGATTCCACGGTTCGCAATGTTGACCTGCGGGTCAAAGTGAAAGTGACTGCAGGGGGGAACAGTGGACTGCAATATCGGGGTACCTCGCGACCTGATCTGGGCCTGGATATTGTGACCGGTTATCAGTGTGATGTGGTTGCCAATAATCCAAACTACAACGGCATGCTCTATGAAGAGAAAGGGCGCCGGATTCTCTCCCACACCGGGGAAAAAGTCATCATTGATCCTGAAGGGCAACCCTGGGTAGTGGGTAAAATTCCAGTCAAAACGTTTGCTCCCGACGAATGGCATGATTTCCGTGTGCTGGTAGAAGGTAATCATCATCAACACTGGATTGACGGACACAAGACAGCAGATCTGATTGACCTGGATGAGAAAGGCCGTGCTCTGGAAGGTGTGCTCGCGGTGCAGGTTCATGTGGGGCCACAGATGAAAATTCAGTACAAAGATTTCAAAATCAAGCATCTGCCCGATGATCTGCCACTACAGACTGCAGAAGATCATCCCATCCCAGCAGACGCTTATGGCGTGAGACCACAGGGACGGCTCCCCAAGGGCTGGAAACCTCCCGTATATGGCAAGCGTTGA